In Salinigranum marinum, one DNA window encodes the following:
- a CDS encoding type II/IV secretion system ATPase subunit, whose amino-acid sequence MAIDDADPTGETRSESAPSRSVGATVGEYTWEQYLADYGGADDADAAAETRHDDGGIDWDSIEGEDAAVADLGFHPTETADRVAGAAADAERLNDRIGAYLDPENPPVAKDWYGEEEFAADHPRERLDDALGFDPAEIESVIGHAGDRGAELAEVVDQRTVSVQDDFDEDAFFRTDEGHSTIVTRYDLEKSVPLAKKTHFREVERYWVNKPYSFVVIFHSTKENEKKYYVVQPHRNRIEDDLVDFLTGKLRTAIKYSDDDVIAADLEERRQVIEAETLNLLERYDLFTAPTAASAGKDGGFIQRGPLAPLANLLGLGDDPEPASTSTALGVGSLDGIEARPEPAVLAEDAKTLNEYQVEKLLYYLRRDFTGYERIDGIKHDINVEDISCDGYHSPVFVYHSDYEQIISNVYHGREELDDFVVKLAQRSGKGISKRRPQVDATLPDGSRAQLTLGREVSDHGTNYTIRQFKDVPFTPIDLINWNTFSLDEMAFLWLCIENHKSLIFAGGTASGKTTSLNAVSLFIPSNSKIVSIEDTREVELPQRNWIASVTRPSFAEDDGGDVDEFALLEAALRQRPDYIVMGEIRGEEGRTLFQVMSTGHTTYTTFHADSVGEVLKRFTTEPINVSKTMFTALDLVSIQTSTRVGGNKVRRNKSLTEINHYDAENDEINVQDVYQWQAETDEFLKMGNSNTLEEIMFDRGWTADKLDRELFKRQVVLAYLIDRGLNTYAEVAATFQAFINDQETILALIADDRLRQSLEDLREMESVHINIEPEKEAMVPRPSPDGETAALAERLLERAEESLLPEFRGSEDADVASALADMEPVADVSADPSDPTDETTGKAGAADAFEEALGGSGGEREGDQRREGDGDDAGGFGFGFDGSEGE is encoded by the coding sequence ATGGCTATCGACGACGCTGATCCGACCGGCGAGACGCGGTCCGAGTCAGCGCCGTCGCGGTCGGTGGGGGCGACCGTCGGCGAGTACACGTGGGAGCAGTACCTCGCCGACTACGGTGGAGCGGACGACGCCGACGCCGCCGCCGAGACGCGACACGACGACGGGGGTATCGACTGGGACTCGATCGAGGGTGAGGACGCCGCAGTTGCCGACCTCGGCTTTCACCCGACCGAGACGGCCGACCGGGTGGCAGGCGCCGCGGCCGACGCAGAGCGGCTGAACGACCGGATCGGCGCGTATCTGGATCCCGAGAACCCACCCGTCGCCAAGGACTGGTACGGCGAGGAGGAGTTCGCCGCCGACCACCCGAGAGAGCGCCTCGACGACGCCTTGGGCTTCGATCCCGCCGAGATCGAGTCCGTGATCGGCCACGCGGGGGACCGCGGTGCCGAACTCGCGGAGGTGGTCGACCAGCGGACCGTGAGCGTGCAGGACGACTTCGACGAGGACGCCTTCTTCCGGACCGACGAGGGTCACTCGACGATCGTGACACGGTACGACCTGGAGAAGTCCGTCCCGCTCGCGAAGAAGACGCACTTCCGGGAGGTCGAACGCTACTGGGTCAACAAGCCCTACTCGTTCGTCGTCATCTTCCACTCGACCAAGGAGAACGAGAAGAAGTACTACGTGGTCCAGCCGCACAGAAACCGGATCGAGGACGACCTCGTCGACTTCCTCACCGGGAAGCTCCGAACCGCGATCAAGTACTCCGACGACGACGTCATCGCCGCCGATCTCGAGGAACGACGACAGGTCATCGAGGCGGAGACCTTGAACCTCCTCGAACGGTACGACCTGTTCACCGCGCCGACCGCGGCCAGTGCCGGCAAGGACGGTGGCTTCATCCAGCGCGGCCCGCTGGCCCCGCTCGCGAACCTGCTCGGACTCGGTGACGATCCCGAACCCGCCTCGACGTCGACCGCGCTCGGGGTCGGCAGCCTCGACGGCATCGAGGCGCGGCCCGAACCCGCCGTGCTCGCCGAGGACGCGAAGACGCTCAACGAGTACCAGGTGGAGAAACTGCTGTACTACCTCCGCCGGGATTTCACGGGATACGAGCGCATCGACGGGATCAAACACGACATCAACGTGGAGGACATCTCCTGCGACGGCTACCACTCGCCCGTCTTCGTCTACCACTCCGACTACGAGCAGATCATCTCCAACGTCTACCACGGCCGTGAGGAGCTGGACGACTTCGTGGTGAAACTCGCCCAGCGCTCGGGCAAGGGCATCTCCAAACGGCGGCCGCAGGTCGACGCCACCCTGCCCGACGGCTCTCGGGCCCAGCTCACCCTCGGCCGGGAGGTCTCGGACCACGGGACGAACTACACGATCCGGCAGTTCAAGGACGTTCCCTTCACGCCCATCGACCTGATCAACTGGAACACGTTCTCGCTCGACGAGATGGCCTTCCTCTGGCTCTGCATCGAGAACCACAAGTCGCTCATCTTCGCCGGCGGTACGGCGTCGGGAAAGACCACCTCGCTGAACGCGGTGTCGCTTTTCATCCCCTCGAACTCGAAGATCGTCTCGATCGAGGACACCCGCGAGGTCGAACTCCCCCAGCGCAACTGGATCGCCTCCGTTACGAGACCGTCGTTCGCCGAGGACGACGGCGGCGACGTCGACGAGTTCGCCCTGCTGGAAGCCGCGCTCCGCCAGCGACCCGACTACATCGTGATGGGCGAGATCCGTGGTGAAGAGGGCCGGACGCTCTTCCAGGTCATGTCGACGGGGCACACCACCTACACCACGTTCCACGCCGACTCCGTGGGCGAGGTGCTCAAGCGCTTTACGACCGAGCCGATCAACGTCTCGAAGACGATGTTCACGGCGCTGGATCTGGTGTCGATCCAGACCTCCACCCGCGTGGGTGGCAACAAGGTCCGCCGGAACAAGTCGCTGACCGAGATCAACCACTACGACGCCGAGAACGACGAGATCAACGTCCAGGACGTCTACCAGTGGCAGGCGGAGACGGACGAGTTCCTCAAGATGGGGAACTCGAACACGCTCGAGGAGATCATGTTCGACCGCGGGTGGACCGCGGACAAACTCGACCGGGAGCTGTTCAAGCGACAGGTCGTCCTCGCGTACCTCATCGACCGTGGCCTCAACACCTACGCCGAGGTCGCGGCGACGTTCCAGGCCTTTATCAACGATCAAGAGACCATCCTCGCGCTCATCGCCGACGACCGGCTCAGGCAGTCGCTCGAAGACCTCCGGGAAATGGAGTCGGTTCACATCAACATCGAACCCGAGAAGGAGGCGATGGTGCCGCGTCCCTCCCCCGACGGGGAGACGGCCGCACTGGCCGAGCGGCTCCTCGAACGCGCCGAGGAGTCGTTGCTCCCCGAGTTCCGCGGGAGCGAGGACGCCGACGTCGCGAGCGCGCTCGCCGACATGGAGCCCGTCGCCGATGTGAGCGCCGACCCGTCGGATCCGACAGACGAGACGACCGGGAAGGCGGGGGCGGCCGACGCGTTCGAGGAGGCGCTCGGCGGCTCCGGCGGGGAACGCGAGGGCGACCAGCGGCGCGAGGGCGACGGCGACGACGCCGGCGGCTTCGGCTTCGGCTTCGACGGCTCCGAGGGGGAGTGA
- the tatA gene encoding twin-arginine translocase TatA/TatE family subunit, with amino-acid sequence MFDVILFPGLPGGPELLIVLFVLVLLFGANKIPKLARSTGQAMGEFQRGRQEIEEELKEMEQQPDEDEEEFQARKREKEQELEETETDADSASSS; translated from the coding sequence ATGTTCGATGTCATACTGTTCCCGGGGCTGCCGGGCGGGCCGGAGCTGCTTATCGTGCTGTTCGTGCTCGTCCTGCTGTTCGGGGCCAACAAGATCCCCAAACTCGCGCGATCGACCGGGCAGGCGATGGGCGAGTTCCAGCGGGGCCGCCAGGAGATCGAAGAGGAACTGAAGGAGATGGAGCAGCAGCCGGACGAGGACGAAGAGGAGTTCCAGGCGCGCAAGCGCGAGAAGGAGCAGGAACTCGAAGAAACGGAGACCGACGCCGACTCCGCGTCCAGTAGCTAA
- a CDS encoding redoxin domain-containing protein, with the protein MVNVGDAAPDFTAPLATGSVESFTLSEHLDEAPLVLAFFPAAFTGTCTTELSTFQEQLADFEAIGANIYGISIDSPFTLNEFREQNGIEFPLISDTNRELIELYDASMDFADLGVYDVAKRSVFVVDADGVITYVWQSDDPGVEPDYEAVEAAAAAASD; encoded by the coding sequence ATGGTCAACGTAGGCGACGCTGCCCCCGACTTCACGGCACCGCTTGCTACCGGCTCGGTCGAGTCGTTCACCCTCTCCGAACACCTCGACGAGGCACCGCTCGTGCTCGCGTTCTTCCCCGCCGCGTTCACGGGGACCTGCACGACGGAGCTGTCGACGTTCCAGGAGCAGCTGGCCGATTTCGAGGCGATCGGTGCGAACATCTACGGCATCAGCATCGACTCTCCCTTTACGCTCAACGAGTTCCGCGAGCAGAACGGCATCGAGTTCCCGCTCATCAGCGACACCAACCGTGAGCTCATCGAGCTGTACGACGCCTCGATGGACTTCGCCGACCTCGGCGTCTACGACGTCGCGAAACGCTCCGTGTTCGTCGTCGACGCCGACGGCGTGATCACGTACGTCTGGCAGTCGGACGACCCGGGCGTCGAACCCGACTACGAGGCCGTCGAGGCGGCCGCCGCGGCCGCCTCGGACTGA
- a CDS encoding HD domain-containing protein, which translates to MSDVDAAREYAPDDDHAFPDERLNEILPYLLDDPEVTTLLEAQNVNAVTRKGYNDHGPKHISIVRNRALQLYDLLKRGGCEFNGAVQQGLGEADEAVIIAFAATLHDIGHIVHRDEHAYYSIPLASDILDRLLPQFYDTANAVRVKAETLHAILCHHTEETPLTKEAGVIRVADALDMERGRSRIPYEKGGRGINTLSSQAITDVHLREGDGVPVQVEIEMVNAAGVYQVDNLLKAKLSESMLEDEIRIVAVNTKSDDSTLVERIEL; encoded by the coding sequence ATGAGTGATGTCGACGCCGCTCGCGAGTACGCACCGGACGACGACCACGCCTTTCCGGACGAGCGGCTCAACGAGATCCTCCCATACCTCCTCGACGACCCCGAGGTCACGACGCTGCTGGAGGCGCAGAACGTCAACGCAGTCACCCGGAAAGGGTACAACGACCACGGACCGAAACACATCTCGATCGTCCGCAACCGGGCGCTCCAGCTGTACGACCTCCTGAAGCGCGGCGGCTGTGAGTTCAACGGGGCCGTCCAGCAGGGGCTCGGGGAGGCCGACGAAGCGGTCATCATCGCGTTTGCCGCGACGCTCCACGACATCGGCCACATCGTCCACCGCGACGAACACGCCTACTACTCCATCCCGCTCGCATCGGACATCCTCGACCGCCTCCTCCCCCAGTTTTACGACACGGCGAACGCCGTCCGCGTGAAGGCCGAGACGCTCCACGCCATCCTCTGTCATCACACCGAGGAGACGCCGCTGACGAAGGAAGCCGGCGTCATCCGCGTCGCGGACGCGCTCGACATGGAGCGTGGCCGGTCGCGCATCCCCTACGAGAAGGGCGGCCGCGGCATCAACACCCTCTCGTCGCAGGCCATCACGGACGTCCACCTCAGGGAGGGCGACGGCGTCCCCGTCCAGGTCGAGATCGAGATGGTCAACGCCGCCGGCGTCTACCAGGTCGACAACCTCCTGAAGGCCAAGCTCAGCGAGTCGATGCTCGAAGACGAGATCCGCATCGTCGCCGTCAACACCAAGTCCGACGACTCGACACTGGTCGAACGGATCGAACTGTAA
- a CDS encoding mechanosensitive ion channel family protein: MSPGVALQTSGGFIGRFLAQNGVPYAGTIGGVVSFVVAFVVVYIVGRAILFPVLDRVFTARGLEEHAIKPLKKIAGVLVVFIAIAVAFGFAGYGNFLTSLATIAAAATLAIGFAMQDVIKNFVSGVFIFTDKPFKIGDWIEWDGQSGIVEDISFRVSRVRTFDNELLTVPNSALTDGVVKNPVAKDKLRLKVPFGIGYDDDIPKATEIIMEEAESHEGIMEDPGPSVRLTELGDSSVVLQSRVWIDNPSRADFVKTRGEYVTNVKDRFDAEGINIPYPNRTLHGALSVEGLDSIATPADD, encoded by the coding sequence ATGAGTCCGGGAGTGGCGTTACAGACCAGTGGCGGCTTCATCGGACGGTTCCTCGCGCAGAACGGCGTTCCGTACGCCGGCACCATCGGCGGCGTCGTCTCGTTCGTCGTGGCGTTCGTCGTCGTCTACATCGTCGGGCGGGCGATCCTCTTCCCGGTGCTCGACCGCGTGTTCACCGCACGGGGGCTCGAAGAGCACGCGATCAAGCCGCTGAAGAAGATCGCCGGCGTGCTCGTCGTCTTCATCGCCATCGCGGTGGCGTTCGGCTTCGCGGGCTACGGCAACTTCCTCACGTCCCTGGCGACGATCGCCGCCGCGGCGACGCTCGCCATCGGCTTCGCGATGCAGGACGTGATCAAGAACTTCGTCTCGGGCGTCTTCATCTTCACCGACAAGCCGTTCAAGATCGGCGACTGGATCGAGTGGGACGGGCAGTCGGGGATCGTCGAGGACATCTCGTTCCGCGTCTCCCGGGTACGCACGTTCGACAACGAACTCCTGACCGTGCCGAACTCCGCGCTCACCGACGGCGTGGTGAAGAACCCGGTCGCGAAGGACAAACTCCGGCTGAAGGTGCCGTTCGGCATCGGCTACGACGACGACATCCCGAAGGCGACCGAGATCATCATGGAGGAAGCCGAGAGCCACGAGGGGATCATGGAAGACCCCGGCCCGTCGGTTCGCCTGACGGAGCTGGGCGACTCCTCTGTCGTGCTTCAGTCCCGGGTGTGGATCGACAACCCGAGCCGCGCCGACTTCGTGAAGACCCGCGGGGAGTACGTCACGAACGTCAAGGATCGGTTCGACGCCGAGGGGATCAACATCCCGTACCCGAACCGGACGCTGCACGGCGCGCTCTCGGTCGAGGGGCTCGACTCGATCGCCACCCCGGCCGACGACTGA
- a CDS encoding YhbY family RNA-binding protein codes for MCAQELRNRAHDLDVTVWVGKSGIEAVVDELGDQLRERDLVKVKFLRSARGGTTTEGLAAELAERVGAELFETRGHTAVMVR; via the coding sequence ATGTGTGCGCAGGAGTTACGAAATCGGGCACACGACCTGGATGTGACCGTCTGGGTCGGCAAGAGCGGTATCGAGGCGGTGGTCGACGAACTCGGGGACCAGCTACGTGAGCGCGATCTGGTGAAGGTGAAGTTCCTCCGGTCGGCACGGGGCGGGACGACCACCGAGGGACTCGCCGCTGAGCTCGCCGAACGGGTCGGCGCCGAACTGTTCGAGACGCGCGGCCACACGGCGGTGATGGTCCGATGA
- a CDS encoding ribonuclease P protein component 4: MSIPEERIDRLEALAREATRAGEDDRAREYVRLARRIAERHRLRLPRHFRRFTCDRCDAYLRPGVNARVRLQSGRVVVACDCGELTRYPYK; this comes from the coding sequence ATGAGTATTCCCGAGGAGCGCATCGACCGGCTGGAGGCGCTCGCCCGCGAGGCGACGCGTGCCGGCGAGGACGACCGGGCCCGCGAGTACGTCCGGCTGGCCCGACGGATCGCAGAGCGCCACCGCCTTCGGCTCCCTCGACACTTCCGCCGGTTCACCTGCGACCGGTGTGACGCGTATCTCCGCCCGGGCGTCAACGCGCGGGTCCGTCTCCAGTCGGGACGGGTCGTCGTCGCCTGCGACTGTGGCGAACTCACACGATACCCCTACAAGTGA